GGAATCACCCGAATTTCACAAAAATACCCTTATCAGAGGCAAGGTGGCAGATTGAGCAAACCAATTCGCTGATTCAGCAGATTATGGGTGTGAGACCAAGGTTCTTCCGCCCACCCTACGGAGCAATCAACGCTGAGGTAATCCAAATGGTGGTTTCACTTGAAATGAAGATTTTGTATTGGACGGTCGATAGCCTGGACTGGTCAGGGCTTACAAGAAGTCAAGTGATTTCAAATGTCCTCGGACATGCTGGACCAGGCTCAATTATCCTGATGCACTTCGCAGGTGGACGAGGGGGAAGCTTGGAAGATACAGTTCAGGCTCTGCCTTACATCATTCAAACCCTTCATCGTGAGGGATACACTTTTAAAACTGTTTCCAATTTGCTCAGTCTTGCTCCGTATCAATCCGATACAAGCAGAAAATGAGTTCGTAATAATTGGACGCACCTCCCGCTGTGTTCGTACGATGTTACGGTTTTACCCGGTAGAGGTCATATGTAGAATAAGCCCGAGCCGACCCGCCCCCGGAGGGGGGCAGTTTGACGCTCGGACTCTTCCCCGAACCGGACTTGCGACTTTCACCGCATCCGGCTCTCCATTCAAAGTAGTTGTGTTTGCACGTATTAGGACGACCGGTTTGGTTACTTACGCATGCGCTGCTGTCGCATTTGCCTGTAGCATGAAACGCACGAGGCAACAAGATTGTCTGGTATCAATTCCCCTTGAGATGAGCGTTCTCCTGCTGTTTTTGGAAGGTAATGGACATGAACATTTCGGCGCATCAGCTTGCATCCACAGATACTACATCGGTTGTTCTGCCGTTGTATAATGTGCTGTCTGTAATGCCCCCAATTCTTGGACAGTCCATATAGCCTCTGAATGAATCTGGTCTGTTGTACCTTCATCGTTTCGCGGAGCTTTCGGTTTCCATCTAGCCATTCTCGGTCCTCGACTACATAGGGATTCTTTTGTGAGCACTTGTCTGGATACTCTATCTTGTAGAGTCCAAACTTATCGAGCATATGCACATTGCCGTCGCCATCTCTAAACCCAAAATTCTTCGCCGTGGACTTCCGGTGGTGCGGTAGATTAGCAGCCTCATTGTATCGGTATTGAAATCTCCGAGCCACAACACCTGGTGGTTCTCGTGTTCTCTGTTTAAGCCTGTGAAACACAAGCCACCAGAGATAGTAATCGAGGGTAAGGAAAGTGTCCTTTGCGTTCCCTCGTCGGAAGTATTCGGCAAATCCTCGAATCTTTTTGTTTAGGAGCGCAATGGCAGCTGTGCCAGGTGCTATTTGTAGTGCCTTCGAATCCTTAGCTAATGTGTCTCTGAACCGTTGAATCACTTTTCGACTCGGCTTGGCAAGAACTCGTGTCTTTCCTTGCCGCGTCCATCGTCGAATGTTGAATCCAAGGAAGTCGAACCCCTCATCTGCATGTGTGACGAGTGTCTTCTCTGGGGACAACTGGAGCCTGAGCTTCTCCTGAAGGAATTGTGCAATCTCTTCCTTCAGCAGTTCAGCGTGCTCCTTACTTCTACAGAGAATTACCGCATCATCTGCATACCGGACAATGTAGCAGGGGATTTTCGACTTACTCCGCTCGTAAGGTGAAAGAAACTCATACTTGCTTCCAATGAATCTGTCCAGCTCATTCAGATAAATATTTCCAAGAATTGGACTGATCACCCCGCCTTGCGGAGTACCCAGTTCAGTTTCCTCAAATTCTCCTTCGTAAATCAGTCCCGCTTTTAGCATGTTGCGGATGACTCGTGTGAGTCGGCGATCATGAATCGTCCGTCGCAAAAGGCTGAGCAGGATTTCGTGATCTACGTTGTCGAAGAATCCTTTAATATCGAGTTCGACGATCCATTCATAGCGGTGTCTGCCAATGAGAAAGCGGACTCTCTCAATGGCGTGGTGTGTGCCGCGAAATGGTCGGAACCCGTAACTGTGCGGGTGCTGCTTCCCTTCGTAGATGGGTTCCAGGATGCTGCGGACAACATCTTGGGCAACGCGGTCGACGATAGTGGGGATACCGAGCGGGCGCTTTTCCGTGGGCTTGTTAAGCTTCCGGATAAATACTCTTCGTACCGGGCTGGACATGTACGAACGGAGTACATGTTTGACTTCTTTCCGAAGTTGCTGCCTAGCTTCCTGCGTTGTGTAATCCTTCTTCGTCATGTTATCTACGCCGGATGTGTGCGCACCTGCGTTACTGAGGACGTTCTCAATCGATTGGTCAATCCAGACATTCCATCTCAGCAGATAATGCAGTCTTGAAAAAGGTCGTTGCTCCAAAGAATTTCGTGCAAGGCGCGTTTGTGTTTCGAACCTCTTTCTCTCCTGAATGGAGGATTGAGTGATGGTAGTAGAAATCGCAATCACTCCCTTTGAGGGAGTCCTACTTTACTTGCGCGCACCCTACTTCAAACTGGAACCCTTCGCCATGTAATGGGCTTTCCCCACCGCCGACTACTACGGTTCCTCCGCCCCGACACATTCACTTCAACGTAGCTGTCCATCCCTGTCGGGACGAATGAATCGGTTCCCATGTTCACTATGCACTGTCTCACTGCCTTAGGTCGCCACTATACGCGGGGAAGATTCAGGGCGTTGCACCTCTATACTGCCCTGACCACCGGGTCATCCGGGTCGTGTCTCCAAACGCAAGGGAGTCACGCTCATTCCACACACTCGTATCATCCGACGTTTCGAGTGTTGCAGTTGACCACGCTTCAGACATGGCTTTGCTTTCGCTGACCATAGCAGGTCGTTGAGGCTAGCCCCGCATCTTGGGAGGTCGGTTCTCCCTCACGGGTACATTGTTGGATGGGCTTCAAACCCTGGGTCTGCTCAGACCCAACGCATGCCATCCTAGCCTTGGCGAGATGAGGTACTCGCCAACCACCTGAGTTGGTGGCTTCAGTACATAGCGCCTCATGGCGCACTGCGCACTTCTGCCCAAGTGTGACGGAAGCTGCATGTCCGGCGAACTGCATGAACATGCAATCGGGGGTAGTATTACCCTGTCAGTACATGCCCCCGTTACCTGAGTAATGTTTTTTCCATCCTGAAATTGTTAATAGAGACTCCACGTCTTTTCACTGTTTGAGGTTGAACAGTTACAAATCCATGACGCTCAAAAAAGGGTTTTGCCGTAATACTCACATTAGCCCATACCCGTTTTACTCCCAGTCGAATTGCTTCTTCTTGAAGTATTTGTAACAGATTAGAAGCAACACCTTGCCCTTGATAGTCTTTATGTACAAACATAAAGTCAAGATACCCGTCCTCGGTTATGTTTGCAAAGCCAATAACAACCCCTTCATTATCAGCAACATAAGTAATACTCTCACCAAGAGACTTTGTGAACCTTTTGACGCGTTCCTCCAGTTCACTTCCAGACAGTTTTGGTGCCCAAGCATCAACCTGTTCTTGAGTATAATCTCGTATGTTGACGGCATGGATTGTTTCATAAAAAAGGTCCACAATCTGTCTCCCATCGGAGTCTTTGAACATACGAATTACAAATGACACTCACACTCACTCCTTAGCCAGTCTGTGTTTTACGGTCTTGTTCAAGATAACTGCCCAAGTGTGCAATAACGCCGACTCATATACGTCTGAATATTAATACAAAAACGGATGGCAAGCTTCTTCAACTCGTCACCCATTCGCCAGAAGGATGTCGCATAAGTCCCCTTTTTCATGTTTGTCCAAAATAGTTGGTCGTTAGATGACGATACTTAACTTGCTTCGGCTACGCTCTTAAGCATGGTAAGAATCGACTGCCCATCTTCGTCAACAGATTCCTCGTCACTCGTTCCTGGTCTATTGTCATTCATTTCAATCGTGAGGATTGTATCGTCCCCTTGCTCCGTCAGTGTGTATGTCATCACAAAGTAGTTCTCAGGAACATCTTCTAAGCCAGGACGAGGAGCAAATAGTGAATACCTCACTAAGCTATGCGGGACAACTTCTAGTACCTTACCCCACTGTTCATAAACGTTGCCCTGCCATTCGCTGTGAAAGCGAATGTCACTCCCCACTTGCCAGTCTGTCGTGAGGTCACTTCCATACTGCCATTGTTTAACCATCTCGGGTCTAGTGATGACATCCCAAACTTTGCTCACAGGGGCATTGATTGTAACTTGGGAAATGTTCTTTCCCATATGGTTCCCTCCTTGGGAAACGGTATTTTCAGATAGTTTTATATTTTTATAATGTACTCTTGCCGGAGGTAATGCAAACGTCGCTCACTGTCGCTAACCAGCCCAATAGCGACATTACGGTGTCTCCAACGGGAACGAATGTTCATGCAAGAACCTTGTCATCCAGCTTCCTCGTTCTCTCCCCCCTTATGCACAATAGGCTTGCGACTAGATGTTCAACCAGACAGGCTTGTCTCGGCGAAAAATAAAGGCTCCTTCTATTAGAAACAGCCGGAAATAGCTCAGGATTCCGCAGAGTTAACACTTTGTGATGCAATACGACGATACTTCATCAGACAGGCCAGTCGCCAAGGTACAAAATAGGCAAGAACAAGAACATAAGTCAAAAACGCAAAAATCTCAGAATTAACATACCGCCGTAGTAAAAAATCTCCGAGTGCTCTGATGATGATCAAACCTAAAACACTGACGATGAACAATCGGCTTTGTTTGCTGTAGATTTGACCATCCGTTCTTCTCTCATAGTGAGTTGTAAAAATCAATGGTAGAGACATGGCAATACCAATGGCCGCTGTTACAACAGTCATCCACACCGGTGGGTAGTGAATATATGAAGATGATAATCCCCAATCCAAAGCGATTAAAATTAGCACCAACATTAACATGAGAAACAGTCTACGACCCGTGACAGGTCTCATTGATGGTTTGACTACCCGTCGTATACGCCAAATAATGAACGCAGCAACGACAACCCCTAACATTAGATAAATCCCTAGTTCCATCACTAGATCCTCCGATTCTCTTCAACATAGCTGTCTAAGAGCTACAGAAGCACCATGGCACAGCCCGTATAATCATCTGATCCTTCGAACCACAAATTCTTCAACGCATACAGTGACTCAAGGAAACTGATACATCCGCCACCTAGTCTCTTGCATCGCTTCTTTGTGTGTACAGTATTGAACAAGCTTGCTTGATGAATTCTCTTTCGTCTGACGTGAGGGCGTACATCTGAGGTTTCTTGTCTTCGGGCAACGAGTCGAATGTTTCCCAGCTCTTCTTCATTCCTGCGAGTATCTCCTGATCCCACCCCTGAGAACGTTGCCTGTTTAGATCAGTCAAATATTGAGCAAGAATCTGTGCCTCCTCACTGGCTGGGTCTGTATTCTCTGCGACCAGTCGTCTAAGCTCATCATAAAAATGACCATATTGTTGATGTATTTCTTCAGTAAATTCTTGTTGTGCCAGCTTCCTCAAAGCTTCATTGGAAAACGATTGTTTGGCGATTTCACGCATAGTTCTCCGTTCATCAGGGCTCAAATATTTGCTTACCCAATCTGGCTTCAAATCCAATTGAATCACCTCGATTATCCTAACTAGGGCTTCATAGTCCAATCTTTCAGCTTCCATCATTTCAATCTTCTCAATCGCTGTAATGATGGAGTCAATTTGTCGCCGTTTGTCAATTAACATTTCCTTCTGTGCTGTAAGTGCAACAAGAAACTCCTTTGCTCCTTGCTGGATAAGATTTTTTATTTCGGTCAGGGAGAACCCAAGGTATTTGAGGGCTAAAATCTGCTGTAATTGAATCAAATCATCGTCCGAATATAACCTGTACCCAGATTGCGTGTACTCCGAAGGCGACAGTAAGCCCTTCTTGTCATAGAACTGAAGCGTCCGCACGGATACAGACGATTTCTTGGCAAAATCATTTGTATGATAAAGTTGACGACTCAATCGGAAGCCCCCTTGTCTAAAACAAACATAAAGTATTACGTAGCGTCGTACTCAAGGGCTTTTATTAAACAACTTTCTTTTTGACTTTGGAAATTCCATATGAGGGGCTTACGTCGCTATCCTGCCCTTTACTCCAGAGCCGCTGCCAAAATTGAATAACCACCGCTATAACAGGTAAGTCGGATGTAGGATGCGACATACTTTATTTCGTCAAAGGAAAGCGGAATGATCAGAGAACTTTATTACAGGTGTTTCAGAGTGTCCATGGGTCTATCTATGTCCATGTGAATGGGGTGTTTATAAATGATATCGGATGTTTATACGAGGAAAATCATGGTGGATGGAAATCATTCAATTGGTGCTGGACATAAATAGGCCACGGAACTCTCTTTTGGTAGAATTAAGTCGACCAAAACCCATTCACGACAAAGGAGAAGATCCATGGCGAAATCCAGTATATCACAACCAGTGCAGTCTGGCTTGATTCCTTTCCCGCTGATTCCTCGTCAATGGGAACAGTATATGGATGTTCCGTTTGTTCTTCCTGCACTGACATTCCCCTGGGATATCTTTGATGGTATCGAGCAAAAGTACTATCAGCATCTGTATGACTCGCTGCGGAGGGAGCGGGTGAAACGGTTGGACAAAGCCGGCAATGCCGACGACTCTGTTCTTGGCATAGAGCTCCCGACCCGAACCCGCCATGTAGATGATACGCCGGCAGCCAGACGAAATCGCTCAGGACGAAAACCCCACGACTTTATGCCCATGATGCGTGCTTTCGAACTGGCTCGATTGCTATACGTCGAGATGATGGCAGAGAGTGTCTACCTTCAGGTTCGCTCAAATCCGTTGTTTGCTGAATCTTGTGGGTTCACAGGCAAGCTTCCCAGTTACCGCTCGTTTGCCCGCTTCGACGACATCATGACGAACTTCGGGTTATGGGATAAGGCTCGACAGCTAGTCGTTATGTTCAATCTGAAGCAGGGCGTGCTAGAAGCCGAAGACGCGCTCGTTGCCGACACAACACATATTGAAGCAGAAGCGACATACGGAAAGCAGATGAAAATATGCGGCCACAAAGAAGACTGTAATTGCCCTACCGTCCCAACGGACGACAACGTGGGTATTGTTCGTAAGAGTAACGCTGTATCTTACATTGGTCACAAAGTTTCCTTACTCAGTGGCGCAAAGGGACAACTCCCGCTTACCAGAGAGGTGTGCAAGGGTGGCGAATACGATGCCTTCACTTTGCTGCCTACACTTGAGAGATTCAAGTCTGAGTTTGAGGAACTGGCGCAGTCCGTGCAATATGTACTTGCCGATGGGATTTACCAGAGTCCCAGGAACCAGCAGACAA
The Alicyclobacillus curvatus genome window above contains:
- a CDS encoding polysaccharide deacetylase family protein; the encoded protein is MRQLSPFQHGPERRRERPPHSQHVDWHSLYPTEVILSGPTDRKQVALTFDDGPDTLWTPLILSILDSYDVKAEFNCVGERIQQNPSMLDRIFQGGHDVENHSWNHPNFTKIPLSEARWQIEQTNSLIQQIMGVRPRFFRPPYGAINAEVIQMVVSLEMKILYWTVDSLDWSGLTRSQVISNVLGHAGPGSIILMHFAGGRGGSLEDTVQALPYIIQTLHREGYTFKTVSNLLSLAPYQSDTSRK
- the ltrA gene encoding group II intron reverse transcriptase/maturase, giving the protein MEQRPFSRLHYLLRWNVWIDQSIENVLSNAGAHTSGVDNMTKKDYTTQEARQQLRKEVKHVLRSYMSSPVRRVFIRKLNKPTEKRPLGIPTIVDRVAQDVVRSILEPIYEGKQHPHSYGFRPFRGTHHAIERVRFLIGRHRYEWIVELDIKGFFDNVDHEILLSLLRRTIHDRRLTRVIRNMLKAGLIYEGEFEETELGTPQGGVISPILGNIYLNELDRFIGSKYEFLSPYERSKSKIPCYIVRYADDAVILCRSKEHAELLKEEIAQFLQEKLRLQLSPEKTLVTHADEGFDFLGFNIRRWTRQGKTRVLAKPSRKVIQRFRDTLAKDSKALQIAPGTAAIALLNKKIRGFAEYFRRGNAKDTFLTLDYYLWWLVFHRLKQRTREPPGVVARRFQYRYNEAANLPHHRKSTAKNFGFRDGDGNVHMLDKFGLYKIEYPDKCSQKNPYVVEDREWLDGNRKLRETMKVQQTRFIQRLYGLSKNWGHYRQHIIQRQNNRCSICGCKLMRRNVHVHYLPKTAGERSSQGELIPDNLVASCVSCYRQMRQQRMRK
- a CDS encoding GNAT family N-acetyltransferase, producing the protein MFKDSDGRQIVDLFYETIHAVNIRDYTQEQVDAWAPKLSGSELEERVKRFTKSLGESITYVADNEGVVIGFANITEDGYLDFMFVHKDYQGQGVASNLLQILQEEAIRLGVKRVWANVSITAKPFFERHGFVTVQPQTVKRRGVSINNFRMEKTLLR
- a CDS encoding SRPBCC domain-containing protein; translated protein: MGKNISQVTINAPVSKVWDVITRPEMVKQWQYGSDLTTDWQVGSDIRFHSEWQGNVYEQWGKVLEVVPHSLVRYSLFAPRPGLEDVPENYFVMTYTLTEQGDDTILTIEMNDNRPGTSDEESVDEDGQSILTMLKSVAEAS
- a CDS encoding DUF1453 family protein codes for the protein MELGIYLMLGVVVAAFIIWRIRRVVKPSMRPVTGRRLFLMLMLVLILIALDWGLSSSYIHYPPVWMTVVTAAIGIAMSLPLIFTTHYERRTDGQIYSKQSRLFIVSVLGLIIIRALGDFLLRRYVNSEIFAFLTYVLVLAYFVPWRLACLMKYRRIASQSVNSAES
- a CDS encoding MerR family transcriptional regulator, which encodes MSRQLYHTNDFAKKSSVSVRTLQFYDKKGLLSPSEYTQSGYRLYSDDDLIQLQQILALKYLGFSLTEIKNLIQQGAKEFLVALTAQKEMLIDKRRQIDSIITAIEKIEMMEAERLDYEALVRIIEVIQLDLKPDWVSKYLSPDERRTMREIAKQSFSNEALRKLAQQEFTEEIHQQYGHFYDELRRLVAENTDPASEEAQILAQYLTDLNRQRSQGWDQEILAGMKKSWETFDSLPEDKKPQMYALTSDEREFIKQACSILYTQRSDARD
- a CDS encoding transposase, encoding MAKSSISQPVQSGLIPFPLIPRQWEQYMDVPFVLPALTFPWDIFDGIEQKYYQHLYDSLRRERVKRLDKAGNADDSVLGIELPTRTRHVDDTPAARRNRSGRKPHDFMPMMRAFELARLLYVEMMAESVYLQVRSNPLFAESCGFTGKLPSYRSFARFDDIMTNFGLWDKARQLVVMFNLKQGVLEAEDALVADTTHIEAEATYGKQMKICGHKEDCNCPTVPTDDNVGIVRKSNAVSYIGHKVSLLSGAKGQLPLTREVCKGGEYDAFTLLPTLERFKSEFEELAQSVQYVLADGIYQSPRNQQTTKDVLGAKLVAPINPRGRQDKPSDVRGIDMVDRYGVPHCIAGHKMELKGCDLKKKQYIFRCPVHNPQAKQEGLGCPEHKHVECCNSATQGRVLRVDFSTTPQVDPEFPQHSRTFDTLYDARTGIERIIGMLKDGYSLRRVHKRGRKAVEVHVDQAILCMHVMAYCAYVQSGTVNRGWTRSRLKRAQ